In Ferribacterium limneticum, a genomic segment contains:
- the ybaL gene encoding YbaL family putative K(+) efflux transporter: MDHNIPLITTLAAGFGIALILGFAAERMKIPALVGYLAAGILIGPTTPGFVADMSIAAQLSEIGVMLLMFGVGLHFSLGDLMAVKRIAVPGAVVQMACATLLGMAVAWGWGWEWGHGLLFGLSLSCASTVVLLKALEARGVLDSMNGRIAVGWLIVEDLATVLVLVLLPPLAGILGGNASATVGDQALWITIARTLLEVCAFIGLMMLVGRKLIPWLLWHIAATGSRELFTLSVVAAAIGIAYGAAQLFSVSFALGAFFAGMVMRESEFSHRAAEESLPLRDAFSVLFFVSVGMLFQPSILVDKPWQVLGVVAIIMVGKTLAAMGLVLALRYPLNTALTVAASLAQIGEFSFILAGLGQALGLMSSEGMSLILAGALCSIALNPLMFSAIEPLRRWVLDKSAVARELEQRGDPYAELPMSTERKFLEKQVVLVGFGRVGHRIAEALDRQGVPYVVAEQNRELVESLRNKGVAAVSGDASEPSVLIQAHIADAAMLVIASPDPINVRQMVDTARTLNPDIEIVLRTHSEAESEMLRKDNLGTVFYGEEELAKGMTGHVLERFSRQLEPA, translated from the coding sequence CCTGATCCTCGGCTTTGCCGCCGAACGCATGAAGATTCCCGCACTGGTCGGCTATCTCGCCGCCGGCATCCTGATCGGCCCGACCACGCCGGGCTTTGTCGCCGACATGAGTATCGCCGCCCAGCTCTCCGAAATCGGCGTGATGCTGCTCATGTTCGGCGTCGGCCTGCATTTTTCGCTGGGCGACCTCATGGCTGTCAAGCGCATCGCCGTCCCCGGCGCCGTCGTCCAGATGGCCTGCGCCACCCTGCTCGGCATGGCCGTGGCCTGGGGCTGGGGCTGGGAATGGGGGCATGGCCTGCTCTTCGGCCTCTCGCTGTCCTGCGCCAGCACCGTCGTGCTGCTCAAGGCGCTGGAGGCTAGGGGGGTTCTCGACAGCATGAACGGCCGGATCGCGGTCGGCTGGCTGATCGTCGAAGATCTGGCCACGGTGCTCGTCCTCGTCCTGTTGCCGCCGCTGGCCGGCATTCTCGGCGGCAACGCGTCGGCCACCGTTGGCGACCAGGCACTGTGGATCACCATCGCCCGGACGCTACTCGAGGTCTGTGCCTTCATCGGCCTCATGATGCTCGTCGGCCGCAAGCTCATCCCCTGGCTGCTCTGGCACATCGCCGCCACCGGCTCGCGCGAGCTGTTCACGCTGTCCGTCGTTGCCGCCGCCATCGGCATCGCCTACGGCGCGGCCCAGTTGTTCAGCGTGTCGTTTGCACTCGGCGCCTTCTTCGCCGGCATGGTCATGCGCGAATCCGAGTTCAGCCATCGCGCCGCCGAAGAATCCCTGCCCCTGCGCGATGCATTCTCCGTGCTCTTCTTCGTCTCGGTCGGCATGCTCTTCCAGCCATCGATCCTGGTCGACAAGCCCTGGCAGGTTCTCGGCGTCGTCGCCATCATCATGGTCGGCAAAACGCTGGCCGCCATGGGGCTGGTGCTCGCCCTCAGATACCCGCTCAACACGGCGCTGACCGTCGCCGCCAGCCTCGCCCAGATCGGCGAGTTTTCCTTCATTCTGGCCGGGCTGGGCCAGGCCCTCGGCCTGATGAGCAGCGAAGGGATGAGCCTCATCCTCGCCGGCGCACTGTGCTCGATTGCCCTCAACCCGTTGATGTTCTCGGCCATCGAGCCGCTGCGCCGCTGGGTTCTCGACAAATCCGCTGTCGCCCGCGAACTCGAACAACGCGGCGACCCCTACGCCGAACTGCCGATGAGCACCGAGCGCAAGTTTCTCGAAAAGCAGGTGGTGCTGGTCGGTTTCGGCCGGGTCGGGCACCGGATAGCCGAGGCGCTGGATCGCCAGGGGGTTCCCTACGTGGTCGCCGAGCAGAACCGCGAACTGGTCGAAAGCCTGCGCAACAAAGGCGTTGCCGCCGTCTCGGGCGACGCCAGCGAGCCTTCCGTCCTGATCCAGGCCCATATCGCCGACGCGGCCATGCTGGTCATCGCCAGCCCCGACCCGATCAATGTTCGGCAGATGGTCGACACGGCACGGACCCTCAATCCGGACATCGAAATTGTCCTGCGCACCCACAGCGAGGCGGAGTCGGAAATGCTGCGCAAAGACAATCTGGGCACTGTTTTTTATGGCGAGGAAGAATTGGCCAAAGGCATGACCGGCCACGTCCTGGAGCGCTTTTCCCGGCAGCTGGAGCCGGCCTGA
- a CDS encoding TatD family hydrolase, whose amino-acid sequence MLIDTHCHLDAAEFDADRDAVYAAATAAGVGRIVVPGVTVNRKFRPKSKIADYPGCLEAYGIHPLYVDQSSPEDLSRLRDWLQQAPPVAVGEIGLDFYVSGLDIERQTHFFIEQLKLAREFDLPVLLHVRRAIDPVLKQLRRIGVRGGIAHAFNGSRQQADEFIKLGFALGFGGAMTFSGSTRIRELARTLPLESIVLETDAPDIPPAWLNGGRNAPAELPRIAEVLAELRGISLPALVAQTAANARAVLPALQADI is encoded by the coding sequence ATGCTGATCGACACCCACTGCCATCTCGATGCGGCTGAATTCGATGCTGATCGGGACGCGGTGTATGCCGCCGCGACGGCGGCGGGGGTGGGGCGGATCGTGGTGCCGGGTGTCACGGTCAACCGGAAATTTCGGCCAAAATCGAAAATTGCCGACTACCCTGGCTGCCTTGAGGCTTACGGTATCCATCCGCTTTACGTCGACCAGTCCAGCCCGGAAGACCTGTCCCGGCTGCGCGACTGGCTCCAGCAGGCGCCGCCGGTTGCCGTCGGCGAGATCGGGCTGGATTTCTACGTAAGCGGCCTCGACATCGAGCGTCAGACCCACTTTTTCATCGAACAACTGAAGCTGGCTCGCGAGTTTGATTTGCCGGTACTGCTCCACGTCCGCCGGGCCATCGACCCGGTGCTCAAACAGTTGCGCCGGATCGGCGTGCGCGGCGGCATCGCCCATGCCTTCAACGGCAGTCGGCAGCAGGCCGATGAATTCATCAAACTCGGCTTCGCGCTCGGCTTCGGCGGGGCGATGACTTTCAGCGGCTCGACGCGCATCCGCGAACTGGCCCGCACGCTGCCGCTCGAATCGATTGTCCTCGAAACTGATGCGCCCGACATTCCGCCGGCCTGGCTCAACGGCGGCCGCAACGCGCCGGCCGAGTTGCCGCGCATCGCCGAGGTGCTGGCCGAATTGCGCGGAATCTCGCTGCCTGCGCTGGTGGCGCAGACGGCTGCCAATGCACGGGCCGTGCTGCCGGCCCTGCAAGCGGATATCTAG
- the napH gene encoding quinol dehydrogenase ferredoxin subunit NapH, whose amino-acid sequence MSAVQGKRTGAEAVAEKGWLRAHKWLILRRISQFSILALFLAGPWFGQWIVKGNLAYSYTLGFLPLTDPYVALQSMVTGHLPETLGLVGLAIVLVFYLLVGGRVYCSWVCPVNIVTDAAGWLRGRLGIKGSSQLSRSTRYWILGMTLVGSALTGVVLWELINPVSMLHRGLIFGMGMAWTVVLVVFLFDLFVTSRGWCGRLCPVGAFYSLIGRWSPVRVSAPARAACNDCMDCFEVCPEPQVIRPALKGEGKGVGPVILSPNCTNCGRCIDVCSKEVFTFGVRFNNPVSTAQPAVTQSEAR is encoded by the coding sequence ATGAGCGCCGTCCAGGGTAAACGTACCGGGGCCGAAGCGGTGGCCGAAAAAGGCTGGCTGCGGGCCCACAAATGGCTGATTCTGCGCCGCATTTCGCAGTTTTCCATTCTCGCCTTGTTCCTGGCTGGGCCGTGGTTTGGCCAGTGGATCGTCAAGGGCAATCTGGCTTACAGCTACACGCTGGGCTTCCTGCCGCTGACCGATCCCTACGTTGCCCTGCAATCGATGGTCACCGGGCATTTGCCGGAAACCCTCGGTCTGGTCGGCCTGGCCATCGTGCTGGTGTTTTATCTGCTGGTTGGCGGGCGGGTTTATTGCAGCTGGGTCTGTCCGGTCAATATCGTTACCGATGCGGCCGGCTGGTTGCGTGGCCGTCTTGGCATCAAGGGCAGCTCGCAATTGAGCCGCAGTACGCGCTACTGGATACTCGGCATGACCCTCGTCGGCTCGGCGCTGACCGGCGTTGTGCTCTGGGAGCTGATCAATCCGGTTTCCATGCTGCATCGAGGCCTGATTTTCGGCATGGGAATGGCGTGGACCGTGGTCCTTGTCGTTTTCCTGTTCGATCTGTTCGTGACCAGTCGCGGCTGGTGTGGCCGGCTTTGCCCGGTCGGCGCCTTTTACAGCCTGATCGGCCGGTGGAGTCCGGTCCGGGTTTCGGCGCCGGCGCGGGCCGCCTGCAACGACTGCATGGACTGTTTCGAAGTCTGCCCCGAACCGCAGGTCATCCGGCCGGCGCTGAAGGGTGAAGGCAAGGGCGTCGGCCCGGTCATTCTGAGTCCGAACTGCACCAATTGCGGTCGTTGCATTGATGTCTGCTCGAAGGAGGTCTTTACCTTCGGGGTACGGTTCAATAACCCGGTTTCCACTGCCCAGCCTGCGGTGACGCAGTCGGAAGCCCGCTGA
- the napA gene encoding nitrate reductase catalytic subunit NapA, giving the protein MIEVKLTRRDFIKSNAVAAAATVAGISVPNAVMAQQAGKGDGVRWDKGVCRYCGTGCGVLVGVKEGRIVATQGDPDAPVNRGLNCIKGYFLSKIQYGKDRLMSPMLRMKDGKYDKNGDFKPITWTQAFDIMEEKCKAALKEGGPRNIAMFGSGQWTVWEGYAAAKLMKAGFRTNNLDPNARHCMASAVAGFMRTFGIDEPMGCYDDAEHADVFALWGSNMAEMHPILWSRITDRRLSAKHVKVHVLSTFNHRSCELADNTLIFKPQSDLAILNYICNHIIQTGAVNKEFVAKHVKFAKGVTDIGYGLRPNHPLEKVAMNNGYPGEEGKPKGNPNNSTPMTFDEFAAFVSEYTLDKAHEISGVPKENLEALAKAYADPKVKVVSYWTMGFNQHTRGTWVNNMIYNVHLLVGKISEPGNGPFSLTGQPSACGTAREVGTFAHRLPADMVVMNPKHRELSEKLWKLPAGTIPEWIGLHAVAQSRALKDGKLGFYWTSTTNNMQAGPNVNDEIYPGWRNPKAFVVVSDVYPTVSAMASDLILPCAMWMEKEGMYGNAERRGQMWRQQVKAPGEGKSDLWQYLEFSKRFKIEEVWPAELLDKNPEYKGKTMYDVLFANGQVNKFGLDEVAKVNAHGIKDYMNDESKAFGFYVQKGLFEEYASFGRGKAHDLANFDVYHKARGLRWPVVDGKETLWRFREGYDTYVPKGEGVRFYGYPDGKAIAFALPYQPAAEMPDAEYDLWLCTGRVLEHWHTGSMTRRVPELYKAMPDAVIYMHPEDAKKRSLARNDVVKVATRRGEIQLRVETRGRNKPPLGLVFVPFFDEHRLVNKLTLDATCPISKETDYKKCACKVVKA; this is encoded by the coding sequence ATGATCGAAGTGAAACTTACCCGGCGTGATTTCATCAAGAGCAACGCAGTCGCGGCGGCCGCTACCGTCGCCGGCATCAGCGTGCCGAACGCCGTCATGGCGCAGCAGGCGGGCAAGGGCGATGGCGTGCGCTGGGACAAGGGCGTCTGCCGCTACTGCGGAACCGGTTGCGGCGTGCTGGTCGGCGTCAAGGAAGGGCGCATCGTGGCCACCCAGGGCGACCCGGATGCCCCGGTCAATCGCGGCCTGAACTGCATCAAGGGCTATTTCCTCTCGAAGATTCAATACGGTAAAGACCGCCTCATGTCGCCGATGCTGCGCATGAAGGACGGCAAGTACGACAAGAACGGCGACTTCAAGCCGATCACCTGGACGCAGGCTTTCGACATCATGGAGGAGAAGTGCAAGGCCGCGCTCAAGGAAGGCGGACCGCGCAATATCGCCATGTTCGGCTCCGGCCAGTGGACGGTGTGGGAAGGCTACGCCGCCGCCAAGCTCATGAAGGCCGGCTTCCGTACCAACAACCTCGATCCCAATGCCCGCCACTGCATGGCCTCGGCCGTTGCCGGCTTCATGCGCACCTTCGGCATCGACGAGCCGATGGGTTGCTATGACGACGCCGAGCACGCCGACGTTTTCGCGCTGTGGGGGTCGAACATGGCCGAGATGCACCCGATCCTGTGGTCGCGCATCACCGACCGCCGACTCAGCGCCAAGCACGTCAAGGTGCATGTGTTGTCCACCTTCAACCATCGCTCCTGCGAGCTGGCCGACAACACGCTGATCTTCAAGCCGCAGTCCGATCTGGCCATCCTCAACTACATCTGCAACCACATCATCCAGACCGGTGCGGTGAACAAGGAATTCGTCGCCAAACACGTCAAGTTCGCCAAGGGCGTGACTGACATCGGCTATGGCCTGCGCCCGAACCACCCGCTCGAAAAGGTGGCCATGAACAACGGCTACCCGGGCGAAGAAGGCAAGCCGAAGGGCAACCCGAACAACTCGACGCCGATGACTTTCGACGAGTTCGCCGCCTTCGTCTCCGAATACACGCTGGACAAGGCGCACGAGATTTCTGGCGTGCCGAAAGAGAATCTCGAAGCGCTGGCCAAGGCCTACGCTGACCCGAAGGTCAAGGTTGTTTCCTACTGGACCATGGGCTTCAACCAGCACACCCGCGGCACCTGGGTGAACAACATGATCTACAACGTGCACCTCTTGGTCGGCAAGATTTCCGAGCCGGGCAACGGGCCGTTCTCACTGACCGGCCAGCCGTCCGCCTGCGGAACGGCGCGCGAAGTGGGCACCTTCGCCCATCGCCTGCCGGCCGACATGGTGGTCATGAATCCCAAGCACCGCGAGCTGTCGGAAAAGCTCTGGAAGCTGCCGGCCGGGACCATTCCCGAGTGGATCGGCCTGCATGCCGTGGCCCAGAGCCGCGCCCTGAAGGACGGCAAGCTCGGCTTCTACTGGACGTCGACGACCAACAACATGCAGGCCGGGCCGAACGTCAATGACGAAATCTATCCGGGTTGGCGCAATCCCAAGGCTTTCGTCGTCGTCTCCGATGTCTACCCGACCGTCTCGGCCATGGCCTCCGACCTCATCCTGCCTTGCGCCATGTGGATGGAAAAGGAAGGTATGTACGGCAACGCCGAGCGGCGTGGCCAGATGTGGCGCCAGCAGGTCAAGGCGCCGGGCGAGGGCAAGTCCGACCTGTGGCAGTACCTCGAGTTTTCCAAGCGCTTCAAGATCGAAGAAGTCTGGCCGGCCGAGTTGCTCGACAAGAACCCGGAGTACAAGGGCAAGACCATGTACGACGTGCTATTCGCCAACGGCCAGGTCAACAAGTTCGGGCTGGACGAAGTCGCCAAGGTTAACGCCCACGGCATCAAGGACTACATGAACGACGAGTCCAAGGCCTTCGGCTTCTACGTGCAGAAAGGCCTGTTCGAGGAATACGCCTCGTTCGGTCGTGGCAAGGCGCACGATCTGGCCAACTTCGACGTCTACCACAAGGCGCGCGGCCTGCGCTGGCCGGTGGTCGATGGCAAGGAAACACTGTGGCGCTTCCGCGAGGGTTACGACACCTATGTGCCGAAGGGCGAGGGCGTGCGTTTCTACGGTTACCCGGACGGCAAGGCCATTGCCTTCGCGCTGCCCTATCAGCCGGCGGCCGAAATGCCCGATGCCGAATACGACCTGTGGCTATGCACCGGCCGCGTGCTCGAACACTGGCACACCGGCTCGATGACCCGGCGCGTGCCGGAGCTCTACAAGGCGATGCCCGATGCCGTGATCTACATGCACCCGGAAGATGCCAAGAAGCGTAGTCTGGCCCGTAACGACGTGGTCAAGGTGGCGACCCGGCGTGGCGAAATCCAGTTGCGGGTCGAAACGCGCGGCCGCAACAAACCGCCGCTCGGGCTGGTTTTCGTGCCCTTCTTCGACGAACATCGTCTGGTGAACAAGCTGACGCTGGATGCAACCTGTCCGATTTCGAAAGAGACTGATTACAAGAAGTGCGCGTGCAAGGTGGTCAAGGCCTGA
- a CDS encoding chaperone NapD, giving the protein MDMKVSSGINISSVILGVLPADTAMLSKSLRELEGVEVHAVGEDGRMIVTIESGDEDNTSNIFEAIRQMPGVISASLVYHQYESDPDEEA; this is encoded by the coding sequence ATGGACATGAAAGTTTCCTCCGGCATCAATATTTCCAGCGTCATTCTCGGCGTTTTGCCCGCCGACACGGCGATGCTCAGCAAGAGCCTGCGCGAACTCGAGGGGGTCGAGGTCCATGCGGTTGGCGAAGATGGCCGGATGATCGTGACGATCGAATCCGGCGACGAAGACAACACCAGCAATATCTTTGAGGCGATACGCCAGATGCCGGGAGTGATCTCGGCCTCGCTGGTTTATCACCAGTACGAATCCGATCCAGATGAGGAGGCCTGA
- the rpoH gene encoding RNA polymerase sigma factor RpoH, with protein MTHALTLPIPSAIGNIDAYIQVANRYPMLAEAEEIRLAERFHNEGDVEAARQLVLSHLRLVISIARGYLGYGLPHADLIQEGNIGLMKAVKRFDPTRGVRLVSFAMHWIKAEIHEYILKNWRLVKVATTKAQRKLFFNLRSLKSDYEGVDTLNGTQAAEVAARLGVKQDEVVEMETRLSGRDIALEGNPDDGDEAFAPIDYLADSRYEPTRVLENKAVARLHDEGLHEALAALDPRSRRIVEARWLPEGEAATLHDLAAEFDVSAERIRQIEVKALQKMRGVLAEA; from the coding sequence ATGACCCATGCCCTGACACTTCCCATCCCGTCAGCAATCGGCAACATCGACGCCTACATCCAGGTGGCGAACCGTTATCCGATGCTGGCCGAGGCCGAGGAAATCCGGCTGGCCGAGCGTTTCCACAACGAAGGCGATGTGGAAGCGGCGCGTCAGCTCGTGCTTTCGCACCTTCGCCTCGTCATCTCCATTGCCCGCGGTTACCTCGGCTATGGCCTGCCGCATGCCGACCTGATCCAAGAAGGCAATATCGGCCTCATGAAGGCCGTCAAGCGCTTCGACCCGACGCGTGGCGTCCGTCTGGTGTCGTTTGCCATGCACTGGATCAAGGCCGAGATTCACGAGTACATCCTGAAGAACTGGCGTCTGGTCAAGGTGGCCACCACCAAGGCCCAGCGCAAGCTGTTCTTCAACCTGCGCAGCCTGAAGAGCGATTACGAAGGCGTCGATACACTGAACGGCACGCAAGCAGCTGAAGTCGCAGCGCGTCTGGGCGTTAAGCAGGACGAAGTCGTCGAGATGGAAACCCGCCTCTCGGGCCGCGACATCGCGCTCGAAGGCAATCCTGACGACGGCGACGAGGCCTTTGCGCCGATCGATTACCTGGCCGACTCGCGCTACGAACCGACCCGCGTTCTCGAAAACAAGGCCGTCGCCCGCCTGCACGACGAAGGTCTGCACGAAGCGCTGGCCGCGCTCGACCCGCGCAGTCGCCGCATCGTTGAAGCCCGCTGGCTGCCGGAAGGCGAAGCCGCCACGCTGCACGACCTGGCCGCCGAGTTCGATGTTTCGGCCGAGCGGATTCGCCAGATCGAAGTCAAGGCCCTGCAGAAAATGCGCGGCGTGCTGGCTGAGGCCTGA
- a CDS encoding D-amino acid dehydrogenase: MRVLVLGAGVVGTTSAWYLARAGHQVTVIDRQPAAADETSFANGGQISVSHAEPWANPHVLTHLVKWLGREDAPLLWRWRADPAQLEWGLRFLGECLPGRTRRNIAAIVAMALYSRSRLQALRQELALEYDHLERGILHIYTDRQEFSAAVEAAQLMRQFGLDRLTVDAEKCLEIEPALAGAKALLVGGDYTRSDETGDAKKFTCALAERATALGVDFRFGTAIERIAAGGSQIAGVVAQGKNGAELLTADAYVVALSSYSPQLLKPLGIRLPIYPAKGYSATLTLAEDSVAPMVSVTDDECKLVFSRLGNRLRIAGTAEFNGYNLDLNPVRCQALITRTRQLFPELKTLGEPEFWCGLRPATPSNVPIIGQTRYGNLWLNTGHGTLGWTMACGSAAALADLMSGAQPEPDFPFLKC, translated from the coding sequence TTGAGGGTCCTCGTGCTGGGGGCGGGCGTTGTCGGTACAACGAGCGCGTGGTATCTCGCCCGTGCCGGGCATCAGGTGACGGTCATCGACCGTCAGCCGGCGGCCGCAGATGAAACAAGCTTTGCCAATGGCGGGCAGATTTCGGTTTCTCACGCCGAGCCGTGGGCCAATCCGCATGTTCTGACCCATCTGGTGAAATGGCTGGGCCGCGAAGATGCGCCCTTGCTCTGGCGCTGGCGGGCCGATCCGGCGCAACTGGAATGGGGTCTGCGCTTCCTCGGCGAATGCCTGCCCGGGCGGACCCGGCGCAACATTGCGGCGATTGTCGCGATGGCGTTGTACAGCCGTAGCCGCCTGCAGGCGCTGCGCCAGGAATTGGCGCTGGAGTACGACCACCTCGAGCGCGGCATTCTGCACATTTATACCGATCGTCAGGAGTTTTCGGCGGCGGTCGAGGCGGCGCAGTTGATGCGCCAGTTCGGGCTCGATCGTCTCACGGTCGACGCCGAAAAATGCCTGGAAATAGAACCGGCGCTGGCCGGCGCCAAGGCGCTGCTGGTCGGCGGCGACTATACGCGCTCCGACGAAACCGGCGACGCCAAGAAATTTACCTGTGCCCTGGCCGAGCGGGCGACGGCGCTTGGCGTCGATTTTCGCTTCGGCACGGCTATCGAACGCATTGCTGCCGGCGGCAGCCAGATCGCCGGCGTTGTCGCCCAGGGCAAGAACGGCGCTGAGTTGCTGACGGCGGACGCCTACGTTGTCGCGTTGAGCAGCTACTCGCCACAATTGCTCAAGCCGCTCGGCATCCGCCTGCCGATCTATCCGGCCAAGGGTTATTCGGCGACGCTGACGCTGGCTGAAGATAGCGTGGCGCCGATGGTTAGCGTCACCGACGACGAGTGCAAGCTGGTCTTTTCCCGCCTCGGCAACCGCCTGCGCATCGCCGGTACGGCCGAATTCAACGGCTACAACCTCGATCTCAATCCGGTCCGTTGCCAGGCGCTGATCACGCGCACCCGCCAGCTTTTCCCCGAACTCAAAACGCTCGGCGAGCCCGAGTTCTGGTGCGGCCTGCGCCCGGCGACGCCGTCGAACGTGCCGATCATCGGCCAGACGCGTTATGGCAACCTGTGGCTCAACACCGGCCACGGCACGCTGGGCTGGACGATGGCCTGCGGCTCGGCGGCCGCTCTGGCCGACCTGATGAGCGGCGCCCAGCCCGAACCGGATTTCCCCTTTCTGAAATGCTGA
- a CDS encoding nitrate reductase cytochrome c-type subunit — protein MKTTLKTRFAILAAAACWALSGPLALAQDSPKPMRGADVSAADQAPEAKKYLGGKPGGQEKVARTYRDQPPVIPHAVENFDEITLEENQCLTCHSADTYKKKKAPKIGDSHFRDRDGKVLPTTSSLRHNCTQCHVPQVDAPPLVENDFKGDLAEGKTAKGKKKN, from the coding sequence ATGAAAACAACGCTGAAGACGAGATTTGCCATTCTGGCAGCCGCTGCTTGCTGGGCGCTTTCCGGTCCGCTCGCGCTGGCCCAGGACTCACCCAAGCCGATGCGGGGGGCGGACGTGAGTGCTGCCGATCAGGCGCCGGAAGCCAAGAAATACCTGGGCGGCAAACCGGGCGGCCAGGAAAAAGTGGCGCGCACCTACCGCGACCAGCCACCGGTCATTCCGCACGCCGTCGAGAATTTCGACGAAATCACCCTCGAAGAAAACCAGTGCCTGACCTGCCACAGCGCCGATACCTACAAGAAGAAAAAAGCGCCGAAGATCGGCGACAGCCATTTCCGTGATCGTGACGGCAAGGTCCTGCCGACCACCTCGTCGCTGCGCCACAACTGCACGCAATGCCACGTACCGCAGGTCGATGCGCCGCCGCTCGTCGAAAACGATTTCAAGGGCGATCTGGCTGAAGGGAAAACCGCCAAGGGCAAGAAAAAGAACTGA
- the napG gene encoding ferredoxin-type protein NapG, translated as MKAMTEKTPKSAAARRQFIFDSAKMVCGVGMLGLGLGLYAKQSKALPALALRPPGALPEDDFLGACIRCGMCVRDCPYNTLELAKPETPVATGTPFFNARNIPCEMCDDIPCIKACPTGALDHSLTDINKAKMGVAVLIDHETCLNFLGLRCDVCYRVCPVIDKAITLDMVPNTRTGRHAMFLPTVHSEHCTGCGKCEKSCVLEEAAIRVLPPKLAKGELGKHYRIGWDEKSKAGQSLIDESKMMDLPDRLPEGAVLPGHYDPASGHTESLRGMPGSEAGAIPSLPPGLGGKP; from the coding sequence ATGAAAGCGATGACAGAAAAGACCCCAAAAAGCGCGGCAGCCCGCCGCCAGTTCATTTTCGACTCGGCCAAGATGGTGTGTGGCGTGGGCATGCTCGGCCTCGGGCTTGGTTTGTACGCCAAGCAATCGAAGGCCTTGCCGGCGCTTGCCCTGCGCCCGCCCGGCGCCCTGCCGGAAGATGATTTCCTCGGCGCCTGCATCCGTTGCGGCATGTGCGTGCGCGACTGCCCGTACAACACGCTCGAACTGGCCAAGCCGGAAACACCGGTGGCGACTGGGACGCCGTTTTTCAATGCACGCAACATCCCGTGCGAGATGTGCGACGACATTCCGTGCATCAAGGCCTGCCCGACCGGCGCGCTGGATCACAGCCTGACCGACATCAACAAGGCGAAGATGGGCGTCGCAGTACTGATCGACCACGAAACCTGCCTCAATTTCCTCGGCCTGCGCTGCGACGTCTGTTATCGCGTCTGCCCGGTCATCGACAAGGCGATCACGCTCGACATGGTGCCCAACACGCGCACCGGTCGTCACGCCATGTTCCTGCCGACGGTGCATTCCGAGCACTGCACCGGTTGCGGCAAGTGCGAGAAATCCTGTGTCCTCGAAGAGGCGGCGATTCGCGTCCTGCCGCCCAAGCTGGCCAAGGGCGAGCTCGGCAAGCACTACCGTATCGGCTGGGACGAAAAATCGAAGGCCGGCCAGTCGCTGATCGACGAATCGAAAATGATGGACCTGCCCGACCGCCTGCCGGAGGGCGCCGTTCTGCCCGGTCACTACGATCCGGCCAGCGGTCACACCGAGTCCTTGCGCGGCATGCCCGGCAGCGAAGCGGGCGCCATCCCGAGCTTGCCACCCGGACTGGGGGGCAAGCCATGA